Proteins encoded in a region of the Dromaius novaehollandiae isolate bDroNov1 chromosome 18, bDroNov1.hap1, whole genome shotgun sequence genome:
- the BPTF gene encoding nucleosome-remodeling factor subunit BPTF isoform X1: protein MRGRRGRPPKQQQPAAASAQASSPAPPAPAGPIGGLRSRQRGSSRGRWATSAQAETAGPKQKGAGAAQASSSAATSPRGGSKRKAGSGGSSTPGGGGSSGKGRGRAGAGGAGGGGGGGSCNSQGRAASSRRSISKVVYDDHESEEEEESMVSEEEEEGDPEDNQDSEEEEEEEIMEEEDDDDSDYPEEMEDEDDASYCTESSFRSHSTYSSTPGRRRQRVHRPRSPILEEKDIPPLEFPKSSEDLMVPSEHIMNVIAIYEVLRNFGTVLRLSPFRFEDFCAALVSQEQCTLMAEMHIVLLKAVLREEDTSNTTFGPADLKDSVNSTLYFIDGMTWPEVLRVYCESDKEYHHVLPYQETEDYPYGPVENKIKVLQFLVDQFLTTNIAREELMSEGVIQYDDHCRVCHKLGDLLCCETCSAVYHLECVKPPLEEVPEDEWQCEVCVAHKVPGVTDCVAEIQKNKPYIRHEPVGYDRHRRKYWFLNRRIIIEEDSESEKDKKIWYYSTKIQLAELIECLDKDYWEADLCKTLEEMREEIHRHMDVTEDLTNKARGNNKSFLSAANDEILEIIRIRKGEVGEDKNTSADEAEKAKSDVDDGQTDTEKGKEESADQDKTEETPAEQDTEKVKTEEATVVGDKSNSETSSTDDNNTNPSAGETSCSEGKNAMGCQSETLDSNNVAEKKVASELPQELSEETGQMIPSNSSSVSAAPLQSDVENSNSSELSSLQNDSVKMSDDAENAERGSQDSEDLGEKSNGERSDSPGTGKGAPGSTRMLTRLRNPDSKLSQMKNQQVAAAAHEANKLHKEGREVLVVNSQGEVSRMNAKKEVVMKGNINNYFKLGQEGKYRVYHNQYATNSFALNKHQHREDHDKRRHLSHKFCLTPAGEFKWNGSVHGSKVLTISTLRLTIIQLENNIPASFLHPNWASHRSNWIKAVQMCSKPREFALALAILECAIKPVVMLPIWRESLGHTRLRRMTALEREEKEKVKKKERKQEEEETMQQATWVKYTFPVKHQVWKQKGEEYRVTGYGGWSWISKTHVHRFVPKLPGNTNANYRKLLPTKNEDMTIEKCDLEKRKNPVKVKIEKDKMKDSRDLQAKNKADVSETLGKVHVKEEKKSSEEKAEISANSENLNHAKGKAEKEIDCENDKVIKEEPMDIDDVKIESPIKDEDSHCKRDIINVSEGFHLRTCYKRKVKSSKLDGLLERRIKQFTLEEKQRLERMKLEASAKTVGIRSVSPQKIIDELQAGKVKEGSQFDMSSEDRTYISDKTQTEDVEQDCLPISSLSHTKSGEPDELSLPSANRLSKGEGQLLDEDSPQCSEGESSVQSDSKESNPEPMTTDKCQGQEVLKECESSFADGLKQTNAESKIKWDVLETSEKPLKQKLPVSRVSQSECENLQPVVTESSRRKDVLAVLENTEGNSEWQSKDPESNCMIKSPSEPTSFQEGEMEEETVLRKTEGKSENKTVFHQKSVSKDLEAFKTELISERSHESQTLEHMDGAETDEELLSSKLSEANGKKKGQELKVETSTISRCVDQTNLNSITDKKNNKNESETDVEKEKSAFQMNGKDNDKILSNDECLVKDTCETTAGSDTEPKVNNINKSIPEHEIKPLTFKESSVKPFMNGDIMVEGTNDKNNVDPKSSLQSSPEFESGESLQPPHEVPDYVQKTEEKQLSPERSTFVGTASTPTHTFCKENNLSGETECMETEVIEDKKVAPSPVTSCEESSLSSDFADQNGLQTYKVENTNGENKIKTIITEVTTTTSTVSTESKTVFKVAETVAANDEKTTVVSSTENCAISTVTTTTTVTKLTTPATDSNVDVISVQEHSKTVVTTTVTDSLTTSEGTLVTSMTVSKEYSTKDKVKLMKFARPKKTRSGTALPSYRKFVTKSSKKSIFVLPNDDLKKLARKGGIREVPYFNYNAKPALDIWPYPSPRPTFGITWRYRLQTVKSLAGVSLMLRLLWACLKWDDMAAKAPPGGGTTRTETSETEITTTEIIKRRDVGPYGIRSEYCIRKIICPIGVPEAPKETPTPQRKGLRSSALRPKRPETPKQTGPVIIESWVAEEELELWEIRAFAERVEKEKAQAVEQQAKVSELKKSEEFKAQMEAQLKQQRLAAQQKRLEQQKQIPAAGVAPAVTTASSTATTVSTPQKVVVGPLTGPVPTGTKVVLTTKVGSPATVTFQQNKNFHQTFATWVKQGQSSTATSTAATSATTIASTGQTFQISGSPVTMAGKVITKLPLPANSKIVAVNVPSTQGGVVQVQQKVLGIIPSTTGASQTFTSFQPRTATVTIRPNTTGTLGTTSTSQVMQGTPLRPGMTVIRTPLQQSTLGKTIIRTPLVVQQGILPASQTQQVVTQIIRGQPVSTAVSSTSTASSSPGQKTVTSPGTPPQPIQPQTTPQPPRPQQGQVKLTMAQLTQLTQGQGGSQGLTVVIQGQGQTTGQLQLIPQGVTVIPGPGQQLMQAAMPNGTIQRFLFTPLPAAATTASTTTTTVSTSTSAAGEQKQALQAQPTSALPPIQPQPQSQQQSQPQVQNQSISPVPSAQPQAPQPPLQPETQTQPESQTPTSVDSPATPEAQSSKSPVTVQSPTQTQAQGQSPVQVQSQPQTAIPPQGQSQVQPQQPAQVQTTTQQQIPMQPHAPIQIQAQLQQSQPQVQTSVSTLPTTQSLNQVPVQSPTRPQLQLQQPPTKVITVPQLQQQVQVLSQLQSHVVAQIQAQQGSVPQQIKLQLPIQIQQTSPVQAHQIQNVVTVQAASVQEQLQRVQQLREQQQKKKQQQIEIKREHTLQASNQSDIIQKQVVMKQNAVIEHLKQKKTLTPAEREENQRMIVCNQVMKYILDKIDKEEKQAAKKRKREESVEQKRSKQNATKLSALLFKHKEQLKAEILKKRALLDKDLQIEVQEELKKDLTKIKKEKEKAQAAAAAAAAAAAAAAAAATAPPPPPPPPLPPPPQQHSANVTSSSTTVPMPVSSQKRKRDEEKDSSASKSKKKKMISTTSKETKKDTKLYCICKTPYDESKFYIGCDLCTNWYHGECVGITEKEAKKMDVYICNDCKRAQEGSSEELYCICRTPYDESQFYIGCDRCQNWYHGRCVGILQSEADLIDEYVCPQCQSTEDAMTVLSPLTDKDYEGLRRVLRSLQAHKMAWPFLEPVDPNDAPDYYGVIKEPMDLATMEERILKRYYKKVTEFVADMTKIFDNCRYYNPSDSPFYQCAEVLESFFVQKLKGFKASRGKNKTNGSNLALIPS, encoded by the exons GTAGGAGAAGACAAAGAGTGCATCGTCCTCGTTCtccaattttggaagaaaaagatatCCCACCTTTGGAGTTTCCTAAATCCTCAGAGGACTTAATGGTGCCTAGTGAGCATATAATGAATGTTATTGCCATCTATGAGGTACTAAGGAACTTTGGCACTGTTTTACGCCTCTCTCCTTTTCGTTTTGAGGACTTCTGTGCTGCTCTGGTAAGTCAAGAGCAGTGCACACTTATGGCAGAGATGCATATAgtgcttttaaaagcagttttacgTGAAGAAGACACTTCAAATACTACCTTTGGACCTGCTGACCTCAAAGATAGCGTTAATTCCACTTTGTATTTCATAGATGGAATGACGTGGCCAGAGGTTCTGCGGGTATATTGTGAGAGTGACAAGGAATACCATCATGTTCTTCCTTATCAAGAGACAGAGGACTATCCTTATGGACCAGTAGAGAATAAAATCAAAGTTCTGCAGTTCTTAGTGGATCAGTTTCTTACAACAAACATTGCACGTGAAGAGTTAATGTCAGAAGGTGTTATCCAATATGATGATCATTGTAGGGTTTGTCACAAACTTGGGGATTTGCTTTGCTGTGAAACTTGTTCAGCCGTGTACCACTTAGAGTGCGTGAAACCACCTCTTGAAGAGGTACCGGAGGATGAATGGCAGTGTGAAGTCTGCGTAGCACATAAGGTGCCTGGAGTAACTGACTGTGTTGCTGAAATCCAAAAAAATAAACCATACATTCGACATGAACCCGTTGGATATGACAGGCATAGAAGAAAATACTGGTTCCTGAACAGGAGAATTATTAT AGAAGAAGATTCAGAAAGTGAGAAAGATAAGAAAATCTGGTACTATAGCACAAAGATACAGTTGGCAGAGTTGATTGAATGCCTAGACAAAGATTACTGGGAAGCTGACCTATGCAAAACTCTGGAAGAAATGCGTGAAGAAATTCATCGGCACATGGATGTAACAGAAGACCTTACTAATAAAGCACGGGGCAACAACAagtccttcctttctgcagcaaatG ATGAAATTTTGGAGATTATCAGAATAAGAAAAGGAGAAGTAGGGGAAGATAAAAACACATCAGCCGATGAGGCAGAAAAGGCCAAAAGTGATGTTGATGATGGCCAGACAGATACTGAGAAAGGCAAGGAGGAATCTGCAGATCAAGATAAAACTGAAGAAACACCTGCTGAGCAAGacacagaaaaagtgaaaacagaag AGGCAACAGTCGTTGGGGATAAAAGTAACTCTGAAACATCAAGCACTGACGACAACAACACAAATCCTTCTGCAGGAGAGACTAGTTGCTCTGAAGGGAAGAACGCAATGGGGTGTCAGTCAGAAACCCTTGATAGCAACAACGTGGCAGAGAAGAAGGTGGCATCAGAGCTCCCTCAGGAACTCTCAG AGGAAACTGGTCAGATGATCCCTAGCAACAGTAGTAGTGTATCTGCTGCACCTCTACAGTCAGATGttgaaaacagcaacagcagtgaGTTGAGCTCTCTGCAGAATGACTCCGTTAAGATGTCTGATGATGCTGAAAATGCAGAGAGAGGATCCCAGGATTCAGAGGACTTAG GAGAGAAATCTAATGGTGAAAGAAGTGACTCTCCAGGCACAGGAAAAGGTGCACCAGGTTCGACACGAATGCTCACAAGATTACGAAATCCAGATAGCAAGTTGAGCCAGATGAAAAATCAGCAGGTTGCTGCTGCAGCGCATGAAGCAAATAAATTACATAAAGAAGGCAGAGAG GTTCTGGTGGTCAACTCTCAAGGTGAAGTCTCCCGAATGAACGCAAAGAAGGAAGTTGTGATGAAAGGAAATATCAACAACTATTTCAAATTAGGGCAAGAGGGGAAGTATCGCGTTTATCATAACCAATATGCCACTAATTCATTCGCATTGAACAAGCACCAGCACAGGGAGGACCATGACAAGAGACGGCATCTCTCACATAAATTCTGCCTGACTCCTGCTGGAGAGTTCAAATGGAACGGGTCTGTACACGGGTCCAAAGTTCTCACCATATCCACTTTGAGGCTAACTATTATTCAGCTAGAAAACAATATCCCAGCATCATTCCTTCACCCTAACTGGGCTTCCCACAG GTCTAACTGGATTAAGGCTGTTCAGATGTGTAGCAAACCTAGAGAATTTGCGCTTGCTCTGGCTATATTGGAATGCGCAATTAAACCAGTTGTCATGCTGCCAATCTGGCGAGAATCCTTGGGGCACACTAG ATTACGCAGAATGACAGCAttagaaagagaggaaaaggagaaagtgaaaaaaaaagagagaaaacaagaagaagaagaaacaatgcAGCAAGCTACATGGGTGAAATATACCTTTCCTGTCAAACATCAg gtttggaaacaaaaaggagaggaatatAGAGTAACCGGATATGGTGGCTGGAGCTGGATTAGTAAAACACATGTCCATAGGTTTGTGCCCAAACTACCTGGAAATACTAATGCAAATTACAGAAAGTTGCTACCGA CAAAGAATGAAGATATGACTATTGAAAAATGCgacttggagaaaagaaaaaatccagtaaaggtaaaaatagaaaaagataaaatgaagGATTCTCGTGATCTGCAAGCAAAGAACAAAGCAGATGTTTCAGAAACCTTGGGGAAAGTACacgtgaaagaagaaaaaaagtcaagtgaagaaaaagcagaaattagTGCAAATTCTGAAAACTTAAATCATGCAAAAGGTAAAG CGGAAAAAGAAATTGATTGTGAAAATGATAAAGTCATCAAGGAAGAACCTATGGATATAGATGATGTGAAAATTGAATCCCCCATAAAAGATGAGGATAGTCATTGTAAACGGGATATAATCAATGTCAGTGAGGGATTTCATTTAAGGACTTGCtacaaaagaaaagtaaaatcatCAAAATTAGATGGACTACTTGAGAGGCGAATAAAACAATTtacactggaagaaaaacagcGTCTAGAAAGGATGAAACTGGAGGCTAGTGCTAAAACTGTAGGCATTCGATCTGTAAGCCCCCAGAAAATCATAGATGAGCTACAAGCAGGAAAAGTAAAAGAAGGAAGCCAGTTTGACATGTCTTCCGAAGACAGAACCTATATTTCAGATAAGACCCAAACTGAAGATGTGGAACAGGACTGCTTGCCGATCAGCAGCCTCTCTCATACCAAAAGTGGTGAGCCAGATGAGCTGTCTTTGCCTTCAGCAAATAGGCTGTCAAAGGGAGAAGGCCAGCTGCTGGATGAAGACTCCCCTCAGTGCTCTGAAGGTGAAAGCTCAGTTCAGAGTGACAGTAAAGAAAGCAACCCTGAACCTATGACTACTGATAAATGTCAAGGGCAAGAGGTTCTTAAGGAATGTGAGAGTTCCTTTGCAGATGGCTTGaaacaaacaaatgcagaaaGTAAAATCAAATGGGATGTTTTGGAAACAAGTGAAAAACCTTTGAAGCAAAAATTACCTGTTTCCAGAGTATCTCAGAGCGAATGTGAAAATTTACAGCCAGTGGTAACTGAAAGCAGCCGTAGAAAAGATGTTCTGGCTGTTCTTGAAAACACAGAAGGGAATTCTGAATGGCAGAGCAAAGACCCAGAAAGCAATTGCATGATAAAAAGCCCTTCTGAACCAACATCCTTTCAAGAAGGTGAGATGGAGGAAGAAACTGTTCTAAGAAAGACTGAAGGTAAATCAGAAAACAAGACTGTATTTCACCAAAAATCAGTTAGTAAAGATCTAGAAGCATTTAAAACAGAGCTAATTTCTGAAAGAAGTCATGAAAGTCAAACTCTGGAACACATGGATGGGGCAGAAACTGATGAGGAGTTACTGAGCTCTAAGCTATCTGAGGCTAATGGTAAAAAGAAAGGTCAGGAATTGAAAGTGGAGACAAGTACAATAAGCAGGTGTGTTGATCAGACAAATCTAAATAGTATTACTgacaaaaagaataataaaaatgaatctgAGACAGACgtagaaaaggaaaaatcagcatttcagaTGAATGGGAAAGACAATGATAAAATATTATCAAATGATGAATGCTTAGTTAAAGACACCTGTGAAACTACAGCAGGGAGTGATACTGAACCAAAagttaataatattaataaatccATTCCTGAACATGAAATAAAACCATTGACTTTTAAGGAGTCCTCAGTAAAACCATTTATGAACGGTGACATTATGGTAGAAGGcacaaatgacaaaaataatgtGGACCCTAAGTCATCTTTGCAGAGTTCACCAGAGTTTGAATCTGGAGAGAGTCTTCAGCCACCACATGAAGTTCCAGACTATgtgcagaaaactgaagaaaagcagctttctCCTGAAAGATCCACCTTTGTTGGCACTGCTTCCACACCGACGCATAcattctgtaaagaaaataacCTAAGCGGTGAAACAGAATGTATGGAAACTGAAGTCATTGAGGATAAGAAAGTTGCTCCATCACCTGTGACATCATGTGAGGAGTCTAGTTTGAGTAGTGACTTCGCTGATCAGAATGGTCTACAGACATATAAAGTGGAAAATActaatggagaaaataaaataaaaactatcaTTACTGAAGTGACTACCACAACATCAACTGTTTCTACAGAATCTAAAACTGTGTTTAAAGTTGCGGAGACTGTAGCTGCTAATGATGAGAAAACAACAGTGGTATCATCTACAGAAAATTGTGCCATATCTACTGTAACTACCACCACTACTGTAACTAAGCTTACCACTCCAGCTACAGACAGCAATGTTGATGTCATTTCTGTACAAGAGCATAGCAAAACAGTAGTTACAACAACAGTAACTGATTCACTGACCACCTCAGAAGGCACGTTGGTGACTTCCATGACTGTCAGCAAAGAGTATTCTACAAAAGACAAGGTGAAATTAATGAAATTTGCAAGACCCAAAAAAACTCGTTCTGGAACTGCCTTACCATCTTACAGAAAATTTGTTaccaaaagcagtaaaaaaagcatatttgttcTACCCAATGACGACTTGAAAAAGTTGGCCAGAAAAGGAGGGATCAGAGAAGTTCCTTATTTCAATTACAATGCAAAACCTGCCTTGGATATTTGGCCGTATCCATCTCCAAGACCAACTTTTGGGATCACTTGGAG ATATCGACTTCAAACAGTAAAATCATTGGCTGGAGTGAGTCTTATGTTGCGGTTACTGTGGGCATGTCTCAAATGGGATGATATGGCTGCAAAAGCTCCACCTGGGGGAGGAACTACACGTACAG AAACGTCTGAAACTGAAATTACAACAACAGAAATAATCAAGCGGAGAGATGTTGGTCCTTATGGAATCCGGTCAGAATACTGtataagaaaaattatttgtcCCATTGGTGTACCAGAGGCTCCAAAAG AAACTCCAACGCCTCAGAGGAAGGGACTACGATCAAGTGCGCTAAGGCCAAAAAGGCCCGAAACACCCAAGCAAACAGGCCCTGTTATCATTGAAAGTTGGGTAGCAGAGGAGGAATTGGAATTGTGGGAGATCAGGGCATTTGCTGAAAG GGTGGAGAAAGAAAAGGCGCAGGCAGTTGAACAGCAGGCTAAGGTTAGTGAACTGAAGAAGTCCGAGGAGTTCAAGGCCCAAATGGAGGCTCAGCTAAAACAGCAACGGTTGGCTGCCCAGCAG AAGCGACTGGAACAGCAGAAGCAGATACCTGCTGCAGGTGTGGCCCCCGCAGTCACTACAGCCAGCAGTACTGCAACTACTGTCTCAACTCCGCAGAAAGTTGTGGTAGGCCCTTTAACGGGTCCAGTTCCCACTGGAACCAAAGTAGTACTTACTACAAAAGTGGGTTCTCCGGCTACAGTAACATTCCAACAGAACAAGAATTTCCATCAGACCTTTGCTACTTGGGTTAAACAAGGCCAATCTTCAACAG CCACTAGCACAGCTGCCACCTCAGCCACAACCATTGCCAGCACAGGGCAGACCTTCCAGATCTCAGGCAGTCCAGTAACGATGGCAGGGAAAGTGATAACTAAGCTGCCACTCCCTGCAAACAGCAAGATTGTTGCCGTCAATGTGCCATCAACTCAAGGAG gTGTTGTTCAAGTTCAGCAAAAGGTATTGGGTATCATTCCGTCAACTACAGGTGCAAGTCAGACATTTACTTCATTCCAGCCAAGGACAGCGACTGTAACGATTAGGCCAAATACCACAGGGACTTTAGGAACAACAAGCACTTCACAG GTAATGCAAGGAACACCACTCCGCCCTGGTATGACAGTAATACGGACACCACTTCAGCAGTCAACACTTGGAAAGACCATCATTCGAACACCTCTAGTGGTGCAACAAGGTATTCTTCCAGCCA GTCAGACACAGCAGGTGGTGACTCAGATAATCAGGGGTCAGCCTGTCTCAACAGCAGTTTCTAGTACTAGCACAGCTTCTTCAAGTCCTGGGCAGAAGACAGTAACATCTCCTGGAACGCCACCTCAGCCCATACAGCCACAAACCACACCGCAGCCCCCTCGCCCTCAGCAGGGACAAGTGAAACTCACTATGGCCCAGCTCACACAACTAACGCAAGGACAG GGTGGCAGTCAAGGATTAACTGTGGTAATTCAGGGACAAGGTCAAACTACTGGTCAATTACAATTAATCCCTCAGGGTGTGACTGTAATACCAGGTCCAGGACAACAGCTAATGCAAGCAGCTATGCCAAATGGTACAATTCAAAGATTCCTTTTCACCCCGCTACCAGCAGCAGCTACTACAGCTAGCACCACTACAACAACAGTTTCCACTTCAACCTCAG CTGCAGGAGAACAGAAGCAAGCTTTACAGGCACAACCAACATCAGCGCTGCCGCCAATTCAGCCGCAGCCTCAGAGTCAGCAGCAATCTCAGCCCCAAGTGCAGAATCAGAGTATTTCGCCTGTGCCATCGGCTCAGCCACAGGCACCTCAGCCACCACTTCAGCCTGAAACTCAGACCCAGCCTGAATCTCAGACTCCAACATCTGTTGACTCTCCAGCCACACCTGAAGCACAGTCATCTAAATCTCCAGTGACAGTTCAGTCTCCGACACAGACCCAGGCTCAAGGGCAATCTCCAGTGCAAGTCCAGAGTCAGCCGCAGACTGCCATCCCTCCACAAGGCCAGTCCCAAGTCCAGCCTCAACAACCAGCTCAGGTGCAGACTACCACCCAACAACAGATTCCGATGCAGCCCCATGCTCCCATACAAATTCAAGCTCAGCTGCAGCAATCACAACCTCAGGTTCAGACTTCAGTCTCAACCCTTCCAACTACTCAAAGTTTAAATCAGGTTCCTGTGCAATCCCCAACTCGTCCTCAGCTGCAACTTCAGCAGCCTCCAACAAAAGTTATTACAGTGCCTCAGCTTCAGCAACAAGTCCAAGTTCTCTCTCAGCTTCAGTCACATGTTGTGGCTCAGATACAAGCCCAACAAGGCAGTGTGCCCCAGCAGATCAAGCTTCAGTTACCTATTCAGATTCAACAAACTAGCCCAGTACAGGCTCACCAGATTCAGAATGTGGTAACAGTTCAAGCAGCTAGTGttcaggagcagctgcagagagttcagcagctcagggagcagcaacagaagaaaaagcagcaacagaTAGAAATTAAACGTGAGCACACCCTTCAGGCTTCTAATCAAAGTGACATTATCCAGAAACAG GTGGTTATGAAACAGAATGCTGTGATAGAACACTTGAAGCAGAAGAAGACGCTGACTCCAGctgagagggaagaaaatcagAG AATGATTGTATGCAACCAAGTGATGAAATATATTCTGGATAAGAtagataaagaagaaaaacaggcagcTAAGAAACGAAAGCGAGAAGAGAGTGTGGAACAGAAGCGTAGTAAGCAGAATGCTACCAAGCTGTCGGCTCTGCTTTTCAAGCATAAAGAACAGCTGAAAgctgaaatattgaaaaaaagaGCACTTCTGGACAAAGATCTACAAATTGAAGTGCAG GAGGAGCTAAAGAAAGACTTGactaaaattaagaaagaaaaggaaaaagcgcaggcagctgctgctgcggctgcagccgctgctgctgcggctgccgcTGCAGCCACTGCACCTCCTCCACCGCCGCCACCACCACTGCCACCGCCACCACAGCAGCACTCAGCCAATGTCACATCCTCCTCCACCACAGTCCCAATGCCAGTATCCTCCCAGAAGAGAAAACGAGATGAGGAGAAAGATTCGTCGGCTTCCAagtccaagaaaaagaaaatgatttctacTACCTCAAAGGAAACAAAGAAGGACACAAAGCTTTACTGCATCTGTAAAACGCCTTATGATGAATCTAA GTTCTATATTGGCTGTGATCTTTGTACTAACTGGTATCATGGAGAATGTGTTGGCATCACAGAAAAGGAGGCTAAGAAAATGGATGTGTACATCTGTAATGATTGTAAACGGGCACAAGAGGGCAGCAGTGAGGAATTGTACTGTATCTGCAGAACACCTTATGATGAGTCACA ATTTTACATTGGCTGCGACCGATGTCAGAACTGGTATCATGGGCGTTGTGTTGGCATTTTACAAAGTGAGGCAGATCTCATTGATGAATATGTGTGTCCACAATGTCAGTCCACAGAAGATGCCATGACTGTACTCAGTCCACTAACTGATAAAGATTATGAAGGTTTAAGAAGAGTACTACGTTCCTTGCAG GCTCACAAGATGGCATGGCCATTCTTGGAACCGGTAGATCCAAACGATGCACCAGATTATTATGGCGTTATTAAAGAACCAATGG